The Strix uralensis isolate ZFMK-TIS-50842 chromosome 5, bStrUra1, whole genome shotgun sequence genome segment TACGCAGACATCGAAATATGCACATGCCCGTGTAGACCAGGGTACATATACTCATCGCTTTCACTACAGCCTCCAAAAGCGGATCTCGGTGGGAGAAGAGACAGGTCAGGCTGTGAGCAAAACCACCTCAGCCTcaccaccaccgccgccgccatCACCACCGTCACCGCCTCGACCTGAAGGGTTTCACCGGGTGGGTTTTGCTTTGTGCGTGAAGCTGGGGACCAGTCCCTGGGGCCGGTGAGCAGCTGGGGGAGTGGGGACACCACCACAGCCCTGCTGAGGGGGCAGGAGGGTCGGAGGGATGGCggacaggaaggcaggaaggtGGGCAGGCAAACAggagggcaggaaggcaggagaggaaggcGGGAAGGAGGGCGTGCAGGAGGGACGGTAAGCaaggagggcaggcaggaggacaggaGAAGCAGGCAGGAGGCCCGGGCCCGCCTCCCGCAGTCCctcctcccggcccggccccgccgccgccttcccgcgCGCGGGCGGTgcgaggggggcggggggagcggcccgAAGTTTCCCTCAGAACTTCGTCCCCGCCCCGGGAGCGCGGGGAGGTGTCTGGGCGGTGCTACCCCGGCTACCAGCCCCGCGGGCAGCTCGCCGGTAGGGCGGGTGTGTGGCGGAGGGGGGTCCCCTGGTAAGGGGCGCCTCAAGGCCGGCGGCGTCCCCGCCCGAGCGAGCCACCATGTCTGCCGGTAGCAGGCAGTGGGCGGTTTGTTTGCTGGTGGCCACCTGCGTGGTGGCCGGGCCCCCCCCGAGTCAGGAGTGCTCCGTGGAGAAACTGGAAAACGCCATCATCGATATAAACTTATCTCTGCCCAAAGGCGTCAGGGGCGCGGAGCCATTGTACGCCCCAAGCCCGGGGGCTTGCAGTCGCGCTTGCTGCTCGGGGGAAAAGCTCTCAGGTAACCCGCTCCTCTTTGGTCTTTTCTGGGAAATGACTTCCGAAGTTTGGGCTCGCGTGGTGTTCAAGTGCTGTTCCGTGTATTCAGCACAGAAGCGTTAATTTACCCATGCACCCACGCTACGACTAGTAACTGCTATCCTGTTTTGCTAGGCGTGATGCTACATCTTAATGCGAGACCCCGTAGTGTTCAGGAAAAGAAACAGGGGTAGTTTTAAACGTTAAAACCTCGCAGATCCCCAAACACTAAGGTGCATAAGCCATAGATGCACCACAAAGTAACTGGCATTTTGCGCTACGTTTAATTTTAGCCAAAAATGAGAGTGCTACCTTGCTCTGAGACGGTTGGTTTGCACCAGGCTTTTGGAGTGGTGGGAGGTAGAGCAGCCAGTGGTAAAGGTGACCCCCACAAGCAGCAACAAGCCAAGCGATTCCTGGGATGTGATAGGGAAAAGTATATAAATCATTTCCTTCCCCATGAGTACAGGAAGGCGGTTTTCAGATGTATCGGGATTTGTAAGCGAGATATTATTACATAAAGTGGTGCCAGTGTGGTATGGGTGAGGGATTAGATTCATTATTTCCTTAGGTTCATCGGTACAGGAAGAGGAAGGTGTGACCTTTTGTATATTGGCCCTGGGCCATTCTTTTGCAGTCCTGGGCTGTTTTTCCTGTTGGAATGTTATATGTTTTCCTCTTActcacatgaagaaaaaataatttaacaaactAGAGCTCATTAtcaagctgcttttaaaagttcTTATTGCTGAAACATGTACTTATATTTTTCAGGAGACAAGAAGTGTAATTTGATGATTTTTGATGCTCAGAGGACAAGCACACATCCAAACTGCTACCTGTTCTACTGCCCTAGCACAGAGGCTTGTCCGATGAAACCCGCAACAGGACTTGTGAGCTACAAGATAACTAGAGGTAAATAATAGTAAGAGCCACCAGTCCCCACACCAGATGACTTTTGCACCTGTGAGTTTTCAGTAGGGACCAGAAAATGTTTGGGGGTTGAGTTTTTAGTAAAATGGTCTAAGCCAAGCACTGTAATTTGAAATTGGAAGATGGAGGGGCAGATGTGTAGTGAACTCCTGTGTGTGCCCAGCTTCCTGGCTGGAATAACATCTTGACCCTTATGAAACTCCTTCACCTTAGATTCGGAACTCATAATTTTCCCTCGctcaaaacaaaaagaagctGCTTCCATCTTGATATATTCAAGAAGGAAAATTCCCTGTATGTAATGCTGAAGAGTGTTGCTGAAAGCCGTGGAAATATGATGCCCTTGTCGCCATCTGCATGTTCAAAGCATTCGTGCTGCACTGAACGCCACGTACACGCAGGCAGAAACACTGAGCACACGTAGGGCAAGCACCGCTGTGATGGTGCTGGGTAGTTGGCAATAGCAatcattattttctgctttcagttaaGGAACCTGAAGCGCAGATGCAAACTGTCTAAACTCAAAGCTTTATGGCATGTGGGCTGTACGCTCAGAAATTTCTTGCTGTCTGTCATGTGATGTGGGGTTTTCAATAGCAAATCTTGGTGTTGACTGATGTTTGCTTGCACCAGACCTGTCGGAACAGCTCAGATAAGAAACTGATAATTAGACTGTCCGCCAGCCAAGAGTTCATAAGGTGGTTTCAGTGTGGCTGCTTGAGAGAGCAGAAAATTCGTATTTCCGGGGACTGAACTTTTGCTGAAAAAGAGAACTTTTCCAAGAGCATCTATGCAAGGAGCCACAGGATATGTAGAAAGACTATGCACATAATGCTAGCAAATATTTCTGTCCAAGCACAGTCACACAGGGACTGGGCAAAAGCAGTGTGTGACAAATGAATTGCATACCTATAAAGTTGTTACAACTACtcttttttccagctctttctccccTAGAAGACTATAAGGGTTTCAAGAAACAAGGAATGTAACCGTGTTTGTGCTTTCATCCTGCATGTGGTGTAATGCTCAGTTAGCAACCTGAGTGCATATaccatctttttttcattttgcgtTTTTTTAGCTTCTGTGAATATTGAATTATGGAAAAATTATGCTAGCTTATTTACCTTATGTTCCTAATAAGCTTTCAAAGGTAGCATCTGACTGGTGTTGGTACtgacaaacatttctgttttttcgCATGAGAATCTGTGTGTGGCTACACTGAAAACCAAACTAAAAGGGGGAAATTGCTGTATTGTAATAAAGCAACTTAAAATACTGATGCTATGTTAGTaatgaaattctgttttttctttttttaaactattcttgTGGCTGCTAACTAATGGAAACAACCTATGGCTTAGGAAGTAAAACATTTCCTGGTCCAAGTTGCAGAGAGCTGTTGctaaaatataaattaacatttctgGTTTCTGCTGTTCATGTACTTCTGTGGCGCTTGCCTTTCCCGCCCAACTAAGATACCCAAGCAAGACTTGTGGGTTCTAGCAAAGTATGCTCAGGaggtggtttttgtgtttttttttaagagtgacAACCTGAAGTTTGGTTTCTAATGCAGCTTATTGGATTTGAGATACCAGCGGGAGTGCTTTggttttttaatctctttttttaaagtttgactCGTGTAGTGCCCTTGTTCTTTGTTACCACGAGCATGTCTGTCCTAGTACCCCAGCTGTACCTCACAATGTGACAGTTTTGGGCAATTGCATTTGGGAGTTTGTAGTCTAAAATGGAAACAACGAATACGATAGTGTTTGATGCTGAAAACGTGGAGTAGAGTTAGTTAACACAGGCAGTTATGTTAATTAATCAATCCGAGCACTGCAGAATAGCAGCAATACTTAACTCCCATACGGGACTCGTCACGTAGCCTCCCTGTGCTCCCTCCACCCCACCTTTGCACGCCGTGCGTGTGCTCCATGATTTTCTGGCTGTTGCCCAGGCAAGCGACCTGACGATGAGGTGGCACCCTGCGAGTGCTTTGTAGCTGTCACAGCATGTCCGCTGTTTGTTTAAACGCGCGGGGGGAAGCATCCGTGGGACTGCATTGGGAACAGGGAAAAGGTGAATTGGGGACTGACACCGTGGGGGTGACAGGGCGTTTCCTCACTGGTGTGGTAATGtgttcagagctgcagaagcaggTTGGCTGTCTTTAAGAATACAGCTTCTGATTAtctatataatatatttatatatatataaaaaatatatagtgatcttacccctggtctcggcactggtgaggctgcacctcaatggctgggttcagttttgggcccctcactacaaaaaggacattgaatgactcgagcgtgtccagagaagggcaacggagctggtgcagggtctggagcacaggtctgatggggggcggctgagggaactgggggggtttagtctggagaagaggaggctgaggggagatctcatcgccctctacaactccctgaaaggagggtgcagagaggggggatgagtctcttgaaccaaggaacaagcgacaggacaagcgggaatggcctcaagctgcaccagggcagggtcagactggctcttaggaagtatttctttgcagaaggggttgttgggcgttggaatgggctgcccagggcagaggggaagTCGGGTTGAcgcagtgctgagggatctggtggagttgagaacggtcagtgtgaggttcatggttggactggaggagcttcaaggccttttccaaccgagatgattctgggattctgtgtaataactgaaaattttgttatttaaagCCACTCTCTAAAACCAGAGTTTGGCTCTTCTTGAAGTCAAACCTTGTGGTTGGAGTCCATTATCTGTGTTTAGGATCTTACTTTGCTAACAAGCTGGTGCTTGACTGGAAGGTTGGGATAAAAATTTGTGTCTATGATTCAAGTGAAGTATTTGCTGTGCTCTTGTTTAAAGCATTGCCAGTTTGCCAGTTTTTTGGGTTGTTGGCTTttttgcactttatttttttgtggagTCTTAAGCttggaaatatatattaaaacagCAGCCAAGTAGGCTTCTTTGCATGTATAATAAAGCTGAAGTGTATCCATCCCTCTAGATAAGAGTTTCTACTTGAGAAAAAAGTGATAATGAAAATGTCGTGAACTTTTTGTTGTTTACTTCAATTCCAGTGCAGTTAACAAACCTCTTTGTTTCTATAAAAAAAGAGGTGAGTGAGAGTCAGAACTACTTGAGAGCATGTTCCCTTTCAAGTGTTCTGTGTGGCAGCTGTGTGATaatatgtataaaataattataaattttataattatatgtatatgtatatttacacATAAAAATCTGAATGATAACGATTAGGCAGTCTTTCCAAGAGCTTGCGCTCACCTAAACTCTCTCTGTAATACCTGTGTAGAATCAGATAGCTCCTAGAATTATCATTTGTATGGAATTTGTGTCACATAACACTGTTGTCCTGCTTCCAAATTCTATTAAATGACATTGACCTGCCTGTTTTGCAAGGAATACCTATCGACTTCTGGAGATATTATAAAGTGTAGTCTGCTTGTTGTGGAAGTCTTCACTGCAAATACCGCGGAGGCTCTTGGAGCGGTGTTTTAGAGCACAGCAGTAGAGACTCAGATCTTTCCTACAAACCAGTATGTGTATTAAATGGCTTATAAAATGGGGATATTATTGCCACCTTGTATCATAAGacaatttgtgtgtgtgaattGAACTGTGTCAAGCAATCATAGGGTGCTTGGGTGTTACAAAAAGGGGAATATATCATTATCTTGGCTAGGTGGAAATGTGTACATCTGACAAATAAAAGTGAGGTTGATAATATCTACTTCTTAACTGACAAAGGCTGGGAATGGTTTGAAGGCAGTGGGCCTACTCACACTGCTTCTGGCCAAATAAATGCTAACATGCATGCAATGTGAGTATAAAACAGATTGGGATGATCGCTCTGCACAGGTAAATTCTGTAAGAAGCTGCAGTCAGGCTCTGATGTGCCCAGGCTTGAGGCTGACTGGTCTTATGACACAGAATTTAAAAGTCACTCTGGAAATGATAAAGAAAGTACGATTGTGATCCCTCAGTTTCATTAGTCATTACTTTCTGAAGCTCCCTTGTGTCTCTCTCACCAAGAAATACGAATAGAGTAAGCCTGTGGTAGTCACAGATAGATTTAATAATTAAATACTggcgtttcctttctgtttccagaCAGCCGTGCCCCAGAGGATATATCCTTCCAAAGTGAGAACTTCGCTTCGAGGGGGTATTCTCTGTCTTCAGATGCTGGAGCGTTTCTTTCTCGCAGTCAGACTAGCCATCAGAATCGTACCGCTGCTTTGCAACAATCTGTCTTTCATCAGGCATCTGAACTCCTGAACCACGTGGGCAACCATTTAGACAACACTGAGTTTCATACAGTTTTTCCTGAATCCCAAAGGGCAAAACATCCTGAGAGCTTAGACCCTGTCCCAAGGCAGAAAATAATTAACCTGCCATCAAATACATCTTCTGCCGTTGGAATTGGAAACCCCTCTGCTTTGTTCCCTCAGTCTAGCACTCCTGAACCCAGCAGTACTACTCTTACTCCTCTGCCTACAAGTACCACCCGACTGGCATCTCGTACAACCTTTCTGCATCCTGGTGGTGCTAAACCTACTACTGTCACCACCACCTTTCCACCTGCTGCAACCGCTGGAGCTAAACCCGCTATCCCTGCTGCCGGCATCGCTGTTACGCATGTTCCTCTTTCCAGTCCTGCAACTTCTGCTTCTACAACCAACTGGGCGACCACAAATTCCAGATCTGCTGCCACCCCATCAGGGCTGAGAACTCCAGCCATCTCTCCTGAGCCAGCAGTTGTCTCTTCCAACGATACCAACCATGTTACCCCCCTCTCTTTTGCAGGGTTCACTCTGTCTACTCGTGATTCCCCCACGGCTTCCCAAACCAACCCTCAGGGTTATGACCCCTCTGATTCAGAAGGCTACCTGCCAGAGAGTGTTCTGAGAGGGAAAGGTGCCGTTCAGCTGGGAGAAAAAAGCAGCCTTGTAGCAGCTTTGCTTTTTGGGGTGATATTCTTGTTGTTAGTTATTGCActgacagggaagaaaatacacGAGTCTCTTCAGAAGAGGCATTATTCCAGGCTGGATTACTTGATCAATGGAATGTATGCTGATGTATGATGGGGAGGGGGAATAAGACTGTGAGGAGCATCTCTCATCTGTGAGAGGACAACTCTGAAACAGAACAGTAGATATTGAATTTGGAAAAGAGGATAGATTCCTCTTTTGGCCACTGATGGGAAGGTGGCAGATGGTTTGGTGGGGAAGAGAACTGCTCCTTCTATGCTGAACTATAACGTCTGTCATTTTTGATTTACTACTAAATCctgaaaataaacactgaaatccAAGTTAAGCTAAGAAGGTCTTacatttaaggagaaaaagcatttcaAGAGCTTAATCTATACTGTGACAAGATCAGTGGAATAGAAGTACACCTAATAAATTGAATACCTGTGCAGTGCGTGAgcattttcagtgctgtttgcaCCAAATGCCATAGTGTTACATGATCGTCTGGCAATCCCATTTACTCTGTTTATAGCCTTAAAGGAGTACTTAGTAGTAGACCTTTGTGTCTAAATGGTTTTAGGTACAAACAGGAAAAACTGTAGTACACATAGCTTAATTTTCCTTAGCTACGTATAGTTTATGGATATATATGTATCTTTAATGGGTTTTTCTTCATACATCACAAGCTATCTTTAAAACCACATGCTGCAAATCTGAGTTTGCCTTTTCCAAAGAGCTTGCCACCCTATATCATAGAGGATTTTTGCAATAAGTACCAGAGAGAAGGAGTTTTTATCATATCGAAGTAAAGCAAGCTGCAATCAAGATCTTTTGTAACAGATGGCATGACCAAGGGACTTGGCATATGCACAAGAGAGAATCTGTACAAATACACTGAAATCCCTAATAGTTGAGACTTAATACTTCatctcagagcaggcagaaacttGTGAGGGGGTTTAGCAAAGACAACAGCTGTATTATTTGCAGAGGACACAGAAAAGTGTGGTCTCCATTTGCTGAACATCTAAACGGAGGTAAAaaagttttgaaggaaaatggTGGCTATGCTATAGGAGGGTGCCAACCTCAAAGATGTTTCCTACAGTCAGCAGGAGCGTTATCTTCCTGCTTCTGGTGTTCTAGTTCTCTCACCAGGCTGGTGGCTCTCAAAAGAGCTGCTTGCAACAGTGCTGGACTTGCTGTCCCTCCTGAGCACGCAGAGCTCTGGCTGGCTCTCAGAGCACACCCTCTTCACTTCAGGGGTCACCTTCTTGGGACTGGTAATAACCACAGCTGCTCCATGTGTTCCCCCAACActacagcaagagaggagtgggAGTACGTGTGAGCATCTACCCAACTTCCAGTTCATGTATTCACATTTCCCTTCATGTACGCCCAGTCTAAACCTGTTTTTAGAATGAAAGACTAGATTTCAAAGTATCGGTGTGGCAGGCAGCGTAATCAACAACAAACATCaagacagagaaggaaggtgCCTCATGAATACGAGGAAATAATTCTACTACAAAATATGAAACGTGACTCACATCCAAGAGCTTCTTAGATCTGTCAGGCTTGGTGTGGTGGGAAGCAGGCGTGATCCAAAAATGGCCTCAAGGCAAGTTTTGTGAGAGCTCTAACAATAACTTTATgcagaaaattctctgaaaaTTCCATTATTCAAAGATCAAATAAAAGTCAGTGTTCCTTATGTCAAGAAGTTGAATTCTTACCATATAGGGGCTGCAAATTGCTTTATAGATACAAAACCAGCTGGTCTTCTACATTGCTTAAGCCTGACAGTgcttaaatgaaaaacattatgGATAACCTCTTAAAAGTGAACAAAATTAGAAAAGTGTCTCAAGTTCATCAGCTTACCTGTTGAGTGCACTTTGTTTAAcatcagttttttttttttttaatagctattttcAAAGGTTTCTGGTCAAGGAACATGACGAGGGGGAACAACATTTCTGGGAAATGAGTTAGTAAAATGGTAAGTACTCGGCCCAGTTGTGGGCTGTAAAAATGCAGGCACAGATCTGAGGTTGACTGTAATTTTCTCTCAAAAGAACTACAACTCCGTGAGAAGCCTTCTACGTTGCTGCTGCTGACATGGCAGGTTATTGCAGGAGAGGTGCTGAGATCAACTGTGTGCTTCTGCTGTGATAACTAATTTGTTGGAGGGAGAGGTGGTTGGTATTAATTAATACGGTGCAGTGCAGTAGAGATACATTCAAGAGAAGGCAGGCAGACGTATCTCGGGGCCGTTCAGAGCTCTGGGCATGTTTTTTGCTAATATCATTAGAAATAtcacccttccaacccaaacagcAATGTGTGTCAAGCGCAGTGAACAGCAGAAGTAAAGCAGAAAGGCAAACGGGTACCATGACTAATTTGGTAAGGATGCCACACTGAGTAGCCTTTCACAATTTTTGAGTGAAACAAACaactttaaaaagccttttttatgCTTGAGCAAAGAAAAATACGTATTAGGCAGGTGtactgaaacactttttttttttttttgtcctggatTAAGAACAAACGGGGAATTGTTAGGGACTGGTTTGGATCTTTCTGGAGGGGCATTTACAAGCTGTGTTTGGACACTAGAGGGCAACAACAGTTTATTAAATAGAACTGACAAGTTTTGAGGATgccaatttaaaaatgttttcattagctCGATTTTTAACTTTCCAGTCAATGGCTATTTcattgaaaaaatgttttataggaAAGCTGGTTTCTTTATTGGAAGGTTCTGGGTGGAGGATTATATACATATACAGAGGGAGTGAACAGCTGTAGAGACAACAAAACTAAgcatattttcttctctattttaatAATTGTAAATCAAATTGCACTATTAGTCATGTATTGGCATTTCCAGTTAACggagcaggagagagagattTCCCATCATCATTCTTTCAACTATGATGCTTAATTATATGCATTTTTGGAGCTTGTTTATTCGTCTGGATATTGCTCTTATATTATGAAACAGGAGTGAAGCAGAGTAACTGTAAAAAATCCATCCAGTTTGTTACACTTTTCAACATTGTTTATCTACAAGTTCTGTGCACTCTTCTGTTTTTCCATCGACATCTCCTGTGGTCTTAACTGTGCACTGCACATGATCATTAGCCACCGTGACATGGTGACAACCCATGCACTTGGGATGGCTCTTTCTGAAGTGAACCAGTTATGTTATGGCATGAGGCCAAAATCTGATTGACTTTAATCACCTGGAGAGTGTAATAAATGCTGTAGCTGCTTCTTTTCATGTTGTTGCTTTATAGCGCTGAGCAAACATCAGGTGTGTAAATATACTGTCATGAACAAAACTGTTTTGTGGTATTGTATGGTAAGGAAAATAGCCCAAATTTTATAACCACTGCAAACAATcataaagaaagaaattgcagATCTATTTGAGATGGATGAGAAGAGTACATAGTCCCTACTCAAAGGGCTGCAAACTCAGTATAGCATGTTCTCTTCAAATGGTGCTTCAGTTTATTGTAATTCCTGTGGGAGTAGGAAATGCTTATACTCAGGATTCTTTCAAGTAAATTACTAACcaactaacaaaagaaaaaaaaaaagaattgcatgAGGAGACAGTTTCAAAActgaatcttatttttcttcctcctacaAAACCATCTTAGTGGATTTGAATCTGAATACACCATTAGCTACTGCTTTGATCCCACCATCCCACACTCCATGCTGATACAAACATAGAATTTAAAGTGCCATTATTGCAGTCAACAGTTTCCACCCAGTGTCCTTGTAGAGAGCTATACTTTGTGCTCTGTCACACTCCTGAAACTGGCCTAGACTGATGGGCCCTTCCTATGCATCACCCTTTCTCTCATATAGGTAATAGACTTTCCCTGTTCATCAATAGATACGGGATAGCCACAGCCCCTCATCCTTGTAACTCTTGCACATCCCTTGAGGACTGTACATGATATTCCCAGATGCTTTACCAGGCTCTTGATGGGGAGATCTCCTGGGATATACTTAGGATATACTgaaa includes the following:
- the MANSC1 gene encoding MANSC domain-containing protein 1 encodes the protein MSAGSRQWAVCLLVATCVVAGPPPSQECSVEKLENAIIDINLSLPKGVRGAEPLYAPSPGACSRACCSGEKLSGDKKCNLMIFDAQRTSTHPNCYLFYCPSTEACPMKPATGLVSYKITRDSRAPEDISFQSENFASRGYSLSSDAGAFLSRSQTSHQNRTAALQQSVFHQASELLNHVGNHLDNTEFHTVFPESQRAKHPESLDPVPRQKIINLPSNTSSAVGIGNPSALFPQSSTPEPSSTTLTPLPTSTTRLASRTTFLHPGGAKPTTVTTTFPPAATAGAKPAIPAAGIAVTHVPLSSPATSASTTNWATTNSRSAATPSGLRTPAISPEPAVVSSNDTNHVTPLSFAGFTLSTRDSPTASQTNPQGYDPSDSEGYLPESVLRGKGAVQLGEKSSLVAALLFGVIFLLLVIALTGKKIHESLQKRHYSRLDYLINGMYADV